Proteins from a genomic interval of Candidatus Neomarinimicrobiota bacterium:
- a CDS encoding dihydrofolate reductase, giving the protein MTVSIIAAMSDNGVIGKGNDLPWHLPADLKFFKKTTMGKPIIMGRKTFESMGKKPLPGRKNIVVTRQQDYEAPGATVVHSLDAALDEAGDADEIMVGGGSSIYEEALPQTDRMYLTLIHEHFEGDTRFPQIDPSKWEEVEREDFEENGHPYAFSFVTYERK; this is encoded by the coding sequence ATGACGGTATCAATTATCGCAGCCATGAGCGACAATGGAGTCATCGGGAAGGGCAACGATCTGCCGTGGCATCTCCCGGCGGACTTGAAATTCTTCAAAAAGACTACCATGGGGAAGCCGATTATTATGGGGCGAAAGACCTTTGAATCCATGGGAAAAAAGCCGCTCCCGGGCCGAAAAAATATTGTAGTTACCCGCCAACAGGACTACGAGGCACCAGGAGCAACGGTCGTCCATTCTCTGGATGCAGCGCTCGATGAAGCGGGTGATGCGGATGAAATCATGGTCGGCGGTGGCTCGTCTATCTACGAGGAAGCCTTGCCGCAAACCGATCGCATGTATCTCACCCTTATTCACGAACATTTCGAAGGTGACACCCGATTTCCGCAGATTGACCCCTCGAAATGGGAGGAAGTTGAGCGGGAGGATTTTGAGGAAAATGGTCACCCCTATGCCTTCAGTTTTGTAACCTATGAGCGTAAATAA